A DNA window from bacterium contains the following coding sequences:
- a CDS encoding NAD(P)H-dependent oxidoreductase subunit E: protein MQINNIIQKYGTKKEALISILQDIQLEYNWLPCEAITEVANKLGVPLINVYGVATFFKQFSLKPRGKHIVTVCLGTAETVNCLGCCAIGPIMVVDGEYYGGMTSAKVKQVVKKYLNT, encoded by the coding sequence ATGCAAATTAATAATATAATTCAAAAATATGGAACTAAAAAAGAGGCGTTAATCTCAATACTTCAGGATATTCAATTGGAATATAACTGGCTACCCTGTGAAGCAATTACTGAAGTTGCTAATAAATTGGGGGTTCCTTTAATTAATGTCTATGGGGTAGCTACATTTTTTAAGCAGTTCAGTCTTAAACCGAGAGGAAAACATATTGTAACGGTTTGTCTTGGTACCGCTGAGACAGTTAATTGTCTTGGTTGTTGTGCAATAGGGCCTATTATGGTGGTAGATGGTGAATATTATGGTGGAATGACAAGTGCCAAAGTAAAACAAGTAGTAAAGAAATACCTAAACACCTAA